In a single window of the Zonotrichia leucophrys gambelii isolate GWCS_2022_RI chromosome 2, RI_Zleu_2.0, whole genome shotgun sequence genome:
- the E2F5 gene encoding transcription factor E2F5 isoform X2 codes for MDDSTNHQFSYVTHEDICNCFHGDTLLAIQAPCGTQLEVPRPEMGQNGQNKYQINLKSSSGPIHVLLINKESSSSKPTVFPVPPPDDLAQPPSQPAAPVTPLKPAAAPPNPPEQRELNQGQELPPAAAADTPSDGSAQQDSTAPAAPYSSLPEPELYPSLSGDSAQASASSSDYQSLLPLDVNCILKPNSFDIAKMEEPAGNISGDIIDELMSSDVFPLLRLSPTPGDDYNFNLDDNEGVCDLFDVQILNY; via the exons attttcataTGTCACCCATGAAGATATCTGCAACTGCTTCCATG GAGATACACTTCTAGCAATTCAAGCACCTTGTGGTACACAATTAGAAGTACCTAGACCTGAAATG GGACAGAATGGACAGAATAAATACCAGATCAATCTTAAAAGTAGTTCAGGACCTATCCATGTGCTGCTTATAAACAAAGAATCAAGCTCCTCCAAGCCCACGGTGTTTCCAGTTCCTCCACCTGATGACCTTGCACAGCCCCCgtctcagcctgcagctccagtgaCTCCACTCaaaccagctgcagctcctccaaaTCCCCCAGAACAACGTGAGCTGAACCAAGGGCAGGAgttgccaccagcagcagctgccgaCACACCATCAG ATGGCAGcgcccagcaggacagcacagcccctgccgCCCCTTATTCCAGCCTTCCGGAGCCAGAGCTCTATCCCAGCCTGTCTGGAGACAGTGCCCAAGCCTCAGCCAGCTCCAGTGACTACCAGAGCCTGCTGCCTCTGGATGTCAACTGCATTCTCAAGCCAAACTCATTTGACATTGCAAAGATGGAGGAGCCTGCAG GAAATATCAGCGGAGATATTATTGATGAACTCATGTCTTCTGATG TTTTTCCTCTCTTACGACTCTCTCCTACTCCCGGAGATGACTACAACTTTAACCTGGATGATAATGAAGGAGTCTGTGATCTCTTTGATGTGCAGATACTAAATTATTAG